From a region of the Kwoniella mangroviensis CBS 8507 chromosome 1 map unlocalized Ctg01, whole genome shotgun sequence genome:
- a CDS encoding adenylylsulfate kinase — protein MATNITFHPGSVTQDERDQLLNQKGATIWLTGLSASGKSTIATALEQHLLHKKLHAYRLDGDNIRFGLNKDLGFDQASRVENIRRIGEVSLLFSLSSTIAITAFISPYISDRELARTLHENHSPAIPFIEVYVDAPLDVVEQRDPKGLYKKARAGEIKDFTGISAPYEAPAKPEIHIRTDQVDVAGAVEIIVQYLEEKGLIPA, from the exons ATGGCCACCAACATCACTTTCCACCCTG GCTCAGTCACTCAAGATGAGCGAGATCAGTTGTTGAACCAGAAAGGAGCGACCATCTGGTTGACTGGATTGAGTGCATCCGGAAAA TCAACAATTGCTACTGCCTTGGAACAACACTTGCTGCACAAGAAATTACACGCTTATAGATTGGATGGTGATAATATCAGATTCGGATTGAACAAG GATCTCGGATTCGACCAAGCTTCAAGGGTAGAGAAC ATCCGAAGAATAGGCGAAGtctcccttctcttctctctctcatccACAATCGCCATAacagctttcatctctccataCATCTCCGATCGAGAGCTCGCTCGAACCCTACACGAGAATCACTCTCCGGCTATTCCCTTCATCGAAGTTTACGTGGATGCTCCTTTAGATGTGGTGGAGCAGAGAGATCCAAAGGGTTTATACAAGAAGGCTAGGGCTGGGGaaatcaaag ACTTCACTGGTATCTCTGCACCATACGAGGCTCCCGCCAAGCCTGAAATCCACATCAGGACTGACCAAGTCGACGTTGCTGGCGCAGTTGAGATCATCGTACAGTACcttgaagagaaaggtttGATTCCTGCTTAA
- a CDS encoding mitochondrial inner membrane protease ATP23 has product MSSSSSTTPSSDPTEQPEQSRSPAFERWRMSLSNFTGLGLSEEEKERRTLEKDWDKCEKYKKDLMNNSPMITFLLSHLKHSGCEFDSSSIQCHPCPETRSGGFSPDHGILLCQNRFFSKKHMEDTLSHELIHAFDHCRFKVDWGNLRHHACSEIRAANLSGDCRWTREVKRGFYSFNKQHQACVKRRAILSVLANPSCKSPEMAEKAVNEVWESCFKDTRPFDEIY; this is encoded by the exons atgtcatcttcctcctccaccactcCTTCATCAGACCCTACCGAGCAGCCTGAACAATCACGTTCACCCGCATTCGAACGATGGCGAATGTCCTTATCGAACTTTACGGGCCTAGGgttgagtgaagaagagaaagaacgtaggacgttggagaaggattgggACAAATGTGAAAAGTATAAGAAGGATCTGATGAATAATA GTCCAATGATAACGTTCCTTCTGTCCCATCTCAAACATTCCGGATGCGAATTCGACTCATCCTCTATCCAGTGTCATCCATGTCCCGAGACTCGTTCTGGTGGTTTCTCACCAGATCATGGTATATTATTATGTCAAAATCGATTTTTCTCGAAAAAGCACATGGAAGATACGTTATCGCATGAATTGATACATGCTTTTGATCATTGTAGATTCAAGGTTGATTGGGGGAATTTGAGGCATCACGCTTGTTctgag ATACGAGCTGCCAACTTATCAGGAGATTGTAGATGGACGAGAGAAGTGAAAAGAGGTTTTTACAGTTTCAATAAACAGCATCAG GCATGTGTCAAACGTCGTGCGATCTTATCTGTCCTAGCGAACCCATCTTGCAAATCACCAGAAATGGCGGAGAAAGCAGTCAATGAAGTTTGGGAGAGTTGTTTCAAAGATACTAGACCGTTTGATGAAATTTATTAG